The DNA sequence TTGCTCGATGGTAACCACGCCTATAAAATGTACCGCGAATTACTTAAATATGTAGAGCCTGATGGTGTAAAGACTGACTATGTGAGGGGAGGAGGAACTTATCCGAATTTATTCGATGCGCATCCGCCATTTCAGATTGATGGGAATTTTGGCGGAGCCGCTGCAATTGCAGAAATGTTAGTTCAATCTACCGAAGATGAAATTCACTTGTTGCCCGCTATCCCGGATGCATGGAATTCAGGCTCGGTTAAGGGAATCTGCGCACGTGGCGGTTTTGAAGTGTCAATGGTATGGAAAAATAAGTCAGTTAGAAAGCTTAGTATTTTGGCCAAAAGCAACGGAAAAACTACCCTGTATTTTGGTTCGGTGAAAAAGGAGATCGATTTGAAGAAAGGGCAGGTTTTCGAATTGAATTTGTAACCCAACAAAGCTAACAATCAAATTGAACCTTCACTTTTATTTAATTACTGAATCTCTCTTCCAAACGGAGTCAGAGCCAGTGATACCAACTTGAAATGCTGTTTAGCCCATGGGATTCCGATGATGGTAATGCCCAGAAGGATTCCAAAGACTAAATGAGTTAAGGCAATCCAGATGCCACCAATAAGGAGCCAAATGAGGTTCATGATGGTTGACAGACATCCAGGAGCAGAAGGTTTGTATCCAATGGTTGCACCAAATGGCCACAAAGCCAAGGATGCCAATTTGAATGCCTGAATTCCAAACGGGATGCCGATTATGGTAAGGCAAAGCAAAAAACCTGCAACCATGTACTCGATAAAGACTAAAAAACCAC is a window from the Aquipluma nitroreducens genome containing:
- a CDS encoding YccF domain-containing protein, with product MSFLGNLIWLIFGGFLVFIEYMVAGFLLCLTIIGIPFGIQAFKLASLALWPFGATIGYKPSAPGCLSTIMNLIWLLIGGIWIALTHLVFGILLGITIIGIPWAKQHFKLVSLALTPFGREIQ